In Actinoplanes lobatus, the DNA window CCGCGGACAGCGCCGTGAAGATCCGGGGCGGGGTCAGCCGGTGCCGCCGGTCCAGAAAGGACAGCGCGCCGGCCAGGATCGTCGCGTACACCACCGAGCGGGTGGCGCTCGTGCCCAGGGCCAGCAGCACCACGATGACGATCAGGGAGGAGAAGTGGTAGCCGAACCGGGTGAGCAGCCGCCAGGCACTGGTGGGCGGGGCGTCGACGGCGCGGACCCCGTACCGGCGGACGTCGATCTCGACGGCGAGCAGGATGCCCAGGTAGTAGAGGACGGTCGGGATCATCGCCCAGCCGAGGACGGTCAGGTAGGAGACGTTCAGGTACTCGGCCACGATGAACGCGGCCGCGCCCAGCGTCGGCGGCGACAGGATGGCGCCCACCCCGGCGGCCGCCAGCATCCCGCCGGCCTGCTCCGGTGGGTAGCCGGCGCGGCGCAGCATCGGCCAGGTGACGGCGCCGACGCTGACCGCGGTGGCCGTACCGGATCCGGAGACCGTGCCGAGCAGGAAGCCGGCGGCGACCGCGGTGCGCCCGGCAGCGGAGCGTGACCTGCGGAAGGCCGCGACCGACAGGTCGACGAAGAACCGGCTCGCCCCGGACAGGTCCAGCACCGCGCCGTAGATGGTGAACAGCACGATGTAGGTGGCCGCCACGTCCAGCGGGGTGCCGTAGAAGCCGCTGCCCGAGTTGTAGAGGGCGTCGACGATCTGTGCGAAGTCGAGTCCGGCGTGTGCGATCGGCCAGGTCTGCGGCAGCAGGCCGCCGTAGTAGCCGTACGCCAGGAAGGCCAGGCAGACCACCGGCAGCGCCCACCCGGTGGTGCGGCGGCAGGCCTCGATCACCAGGACCAGCAGGACCGCGCCGAAGACGACGTCGACCGGTTCGAGCAGCCCCTGCCGGTTCAGGAAGTCGTCGTAGCCGCCGGCGATCGGATACAGACAGACCACCAGCGCGGCGCCGGCCAGGATCCAGTCGGTCACCCCGGGCGTCTCCCGGCCCTTTCCCAGACCCGATTTGTACGCGAGGAAGACGAGCGGCAGGGTCCCGGCCAGAAAGATGATCAGGTAGTACTGGCTGCCCTGGGCGAGCGGGCGGAACACCTGCCAGAGGACGAGCAGCGCGACGGCGAACGCGACGACCGAGACGAACACCCCGACACGGCCGGGCAGCTTCCGGGCGGGCCGCTCCTCCTCGTCGTAGTGCACCGCGGGCGGATCCACCGGATATCGATCGTCGCCCATGAAACGGACAGTACTAGGTAGCATCCCTTCCTGTAACGATCGTCGCCCCAGGCCGGTTCCTACCGAAAGATCGCGAATCCGTGGACCGGGCAGGCCCCTCATCTCCCTGAGGCGCCTCCATCACTCAAACTTCACCGAGCCACTCGGCGATCCGCCTGGTCAGCTTGTCTCGCCCGCCGGCCCGATCGGCCAGCACGCGGATGGTCACATCGATCGCCTCATGGAAGAACGGCATCAACGACGACGTCTCCAGTTCCTGGACCAGAGCTCCGGCAAATCCCACCGGGAGATCTACGTCCGCTCGCACCGCCGCCAGCAATTGCGTGACGTAGGCGCCGTAAGCCGTGGCGTCCCACGACCGGAAATCTTCTGGCGAAAGAAAGGCGCATTCCTCGTAGGCAGCCTGCCTCTCCTCGTCATCCAGTCTGGAAAGCGGCAGAAGCCAAACCCGGAACAGTCCTTGGACAATCGATGACGAGTCGCCGGAAGAATGACCTGAGAAGAGCTGCATCGCCGGGGCCAGCGATGACTCCAGCACAGGCTGGAGCGCATGCAGCAGAAGCGAATCCATGGAGCACGACTGGAAACGGATATGCCGCACCATCGCCTCGGAGGTGAAGCTCGAACCGAAAGGGCGGCCGTACTCCCGATCACCGTCGCGGCCGAAGAGCCACAGCTCGTCGGTCCGCGAGACGGCGGTGCCGTCGGCGACGAACCGCAGTCTGAGATCCCGCTCGCCGTCGGGATCACGGCACTGGTCAGCGGCGAGAGTAAGAGTGATCGCGTCCCACGCGTCTCCGCCACCGAGCTGGGAGTGCCAGAGCAGGCTCTGGTCGTGCCACTGTTTGCGGGCGCTGGCCTCCTCGGGCTCGGCGATATCACGGAAGTCCAGCTCGCCGCCGGCGACGAGCACCGCCAGCACCACGAGATTCGCGGTGTAGGCCGCATATCGAAGCGGCATGCGAACCGTCACCGGACGGTATTCGCCGGACTGGCTTCCCCAGGTCAAATACTGACTACGCCGGTACATCCCGATCACGGCGGCGAGCCACTCGGCACTCTGCTTCTCGGTCAGCCCAGCAGAGAACTCGGCGAGAAAGCGAAGAATCAGGGACCGGATGGCGAGCGGGACGAAGGACAGCAGGCGGGAGAAGAGACCGTCATCGGCATTCCAGGTCGGCGAAACCGCGACGGACAGCCGTGACACCGCCTCTTGAAGCAGCTGCCAGGTGAAGCGCGCGACGAGGTATTCGCCGAAACTCCCGTGCAGAAACTCGTAGGTCGCCAGCGTCCGGGAGGCACGAACCGCCTGAGCCCGATGCACGAAGAAGAACCGTCCCAGGAGCAGTCCGGCGGCGTCGATACCGCCGTTGGCGGAGCCGGGCATCGTGCCGAAGACCGCCATGAGGTCACGTTCCAACTCGGGCTCGGTGATCCACTGGGCGGAACGGTTGAGCATCCCGAACGCGACGACCGACAGCCGCCGCAGCTCCCGTTCGGCCTCGGCGTCGCATTGTGCGGCGGACAGGTTTGGGCTGCCCTTGCGTACCTCCCGGCGGGCGAAGCTGGTGAGCAGGCGCTCGTAGAGGTCGCTGGGCGACAGCTCGCCGGTGTGCTGGAGTGCGTTATCGCCGGCGTCGTAGAGGGCGAGCAGCAGCAGGAGCAGCGGTTGCCCGGCAAGTTCCGGAAAGCGCATGGCTACCTCTGCGGGCAGCGGATGGAGTCCGCGTGCCGCCAGCCGCTGACTGTTCGCGGCGTGCCACACGTCGAGCCACGCGGACACACGCTGGGCGTCGAACGGCTCCAGCCGCAGCAGGAGCGTGTCCGGCGGCGGGACGGCCCGGTCGGCCACGCTGGTCCGGGTGGTCACCACAACCGCGACAGCCCGCCCCTGATCCTGCTCACGCTGCTGGAAATCGGCGACACGATCCAGATAGTCGCTCTGGCTCGTCGCGGTCGCCTGGAGCAACTCGTCAAAGCCGTCGAGTAACACGACCGGGAGGCGCCTGTCCGCCGTTTCGGCCAGCCGTGGCCAGGCGATCGCCTCACCGGTGGCGTCCAGTACCGCCTGCTCGATCTGGCGCTGTAGTCCGAGTGCGGTATCCACCTCCCGCAGCGACACCCGAACCGGGACAAATCCACCCTCGGCCAGTTCCGCGGCGAGCACCTTGGTGAGAACCGATTTGCCGGCGCCCGGCTGGCCGAGCACGACGAGCGGCGCCGTCTGTGCCCGTGGGGACGTGAGATAGCCGGTGAGGTACTTATGCAGGTCGCCGCGAACGGGCACGTCCGCCCAGAATCGCTCGTCACTGGCCGGCTGGTCGGGCACCGCCTCCATAGCCCGGAACAGGGAGGGCAGATAGGCACGGCGCAATGTGGGCATGTCGACGTCAGCGGTCCGCTCGCCCGTGCCAACGACCGGCCGGTCCAACAAGCCGGCATAGGCGCGGGCCAGCGCCCGCGGCACCTCAGCCGCGGTAGCCGGGCCGGCGACGCTCCGCATCAACTGGTGGATGTCACGCACCGACTCCAGAAGGGCGCCGGTGTCCCAATCGCGGACCCAGAGATCCGCCTCCGGGCAGTCGGCCCGGAGGTCGAGGAGCATCCGTTCATAACGGACGAGGGCCCGGTCCGGGATGTCCGCCAATTCCCGATCCACGCGCTCCTCCTCACCCGGACTGAGTTCGTCCCAGACCGCGAGGCCGCGCAGGAAGCCGTTCACCGTGCCGGCGAGACGCTGGTAAGTGGACCGAAGCCGGGCGCGGTGATTCTGGCGCGGTCCGTGTGGTTCCGGCAGGTGAACCCCTGTCTGTAGGACGGCTCCGGCCAGATCGCGACCCCGAACCACCGCCGGGCCGAGAAGCCTACGGTCCTTCGCCCCTGCATCGGTGAGCCGAAGTTGATCGTCAGCGGTGATTCCCAGCGCCGAGGTGTCGAACGGCAGGTCCGCGCCGTTGAGGGCATCGAACCAGGCGGCGATCACGATAACCGTGTGGGCGGCGGCGATCCGCTCAGTCCGGTCGAGCCGGTGAGCGCCCACGAGGCGCTGCCCCACCGTACCGGCGAGTTGCTGTGACAGCCGGGCGAACACCGCATAGGCATCGAACCACTGGAGCACCGTCGCCGTCGTCACCGATGCGCCGAGCAGCGCTCCCCCGGTCAAATCGTTGAGGCGCCGCATCGACTCGGCACCGGACCCCTTGCCGAGGATCCGCACCGCCTGCGCATAGCTGAGAGCTTTGGGCACTGTTCCATCCTGTCGATGACCGACCGTCCCCGCCACTCCGAACTCCCCGTCGCGGCCTCTTGCGAAGTACGCTAGGTCGTACGTCAGGAGGTACAAGAATGAAGGTGATGACGGTCAGCGAGGTTCGGAAGAATTTCGCCGCCGTGCTCGACGCGGTGATCGACGATGCCGAGGAGACGGTGATTCCGCGCGGTGGCGGCCGGGCGGTGGTCATCGTCTCGCTGAACGAGTGGAACGCGATGCGGGAGACCTTGCACCTGCTCAACAACCTCGGCAACGCCCGGAGATTGCTGGAGAGCATCGCCCAGGCCGAAGCCGGCCTCTCGCACGAGCGCCAACTCGTCGACCCCGACACCTTGGAGGCCGAGGCGGGCGGCGACGCCAAGGCTGTTGCGTGAGGCTGAGCGTCAAGTTCACCCCACACGCCTGGGAGGACTACACCTCTTGGCGGGATCCCAAGGTCATCCGTCGAATCAATCGGCTCATCGCCGACATTCAGCGGGACCCGGACGGCACCGGGCTCGGTAAGCCGGAGCATCTGCGTGGCGCCCTGGCCGGCTGGGCGTCACGGCGCATCGATGAGGAGCACCGGCTCGTCTATCGGGTACGCGGCGATGTGCTGGAGATCGCCGCCTGCGCTGGGCACTACGAGGAGAAGTGACGCAGGGAGCGCGGCCCCGGGTGGGGCCGCGCTCCCTCCCCCCGTTCGGGTCAGAGGGTCACGGTGGAGATCGTGCGGGCCGTCACCTCGACCGTGTCGATGGCCAGCAGCTGGGTGTCGGTGGCGGCCAGCCGGGTGCGGGCCTCCTGCGGGACCGAGACCGGGGAGCCGGCGGCCAGGGGCAGCAGGTGCAGGGTGAGCTGGGCGCCGGCGCGGTAGCCGATGTCGGTGAGGTTGACCGTCCAGCCGGAGCCGTCCCAGTAGCGGTCGGTGACGGTCCGGCCGTCGACCCGCAGTTCGCCCACGTCGCCGGCCCAGATGACGCGCAGCAGCGGGTCGCGGGTGGGGTCGGCGGCGTAATCGGGCAGGCGCAGGCGGTAGACGGCGGCCAGTTCGTCGAAGACGTCGGCGGACGGGGCGGACGGGCGGCCCTCGTGCTTGCCGTAGCTGACCGGGACCGTGGGGGCGGCCGGGCGCAGCCGCTCGACGGTGACGTCCTCGGTCACCGGGGCGCTGTCCTGGGTCACCTCGACCGGGCGGAAGGCACGGAGCGCCGGGTCGTACACCCGTACGTCCGCGGTCTTGGCGGCCTTGACCGTCACCGTGCCGGAGGCGTCCCACTGGAGCTCGTCGTCGCTCAGCAGCAGGCGGCGGCCGCCGTCCTCGGGCGCCCAGACCGATCCGGCGACCTCGGCCGGGAGGACGAGGACGTCCGCGCCGTCGAGCCGGACCGGCTCGAAGCCGGGCGTGATGTCGTGAACGGTGCCGGCCACGGCGATCTGGGGTTCGATGCCCGGGGCGGCGATGAGGACGAGGGTGGGCACGTCGCCGGGCAGCAGGGTGAGCGCCGAGGCGGTGGCCCAGGTGATCGTGGTGCCGCCGAGGGTGAGGTTCAGCGGCCAGCGGGCCAGGGTGCCGGGCGGGATGTCGATCGGCCGCGCCGGGAAGTCGATCACGTGGTCGTCGGCGAGCGTGACCTGGAAGCGGGCGCCCCGGTAGGCGGGGAGCGGGAAGTGCGGCTGGTGCCGGGAGAGGAACAGGAAGCCGCTCTGCCCGTCGCCGCGCAGCGCCCACCGCAGGGTGTCGGAGTCCTCGACGTCGGCGGGCCGTACGTCCGGAAGGCTGGACGGCATCTCCGCGAGCACATGACCGAACGCGGACAGGAAGGCGTGCTGGCGGCGTAGTTCGGCGTGGCTCGGGGCGAGCGTGCCGGCCTCCCCGATCGGGGCGTGGAAGTCGTAGCCGAGGCGGGCGATGTCGTTGGGGTAGCCGCTGGCGTGCGACTCGTGCATGTCCGGGCCGGGGTTGGTGCCGCCGGCGTACATGTAGTAGCCCTGCCAGGCCGAGCCGTTGCCGATCTTGCAGTGGGCGATGGCCGCCACGTCGAGCGCCTCGGGCCGCGGCCGCCGGTGGTACGCGGTGGCCATGCCGCCGCCGAGCTCGCAGGTGGCGGGCGGGAACTCGTCGGACGGGGTGCGCGGGCCCCCGGAGGCGGCCGCGATCGCCTGGGCCCGGCGCACGTCGGCGCCGATGCCCGCGTCGTCCCAGACGTGGGAGAAGAAGTAGTGGTCGCGGAACGTCGGGTCCCACGGCGCGCCGGCGTCGACCCAGAAGCCGTCGCCGTAGCCGCCGTAGAGGGGCAGCACCTCGGAGGCGGGCAGGTCGGCGCCGCCCCACGCGGTGGCGGTCCAGAGCGGAGCGGACATCCCGGCCGCACGGGCCAGGCGCTTGAGCGTGACGAGGTGCCCGGGCTGGTCGTAGAGCTCGTTCTCCAGCTGAATGCCGATGATCTTGTCGAAGCGGGAGCCGACGGCGGCCGCGATGGACGCGAACCAGGGTGCGACCAGGTCGAGGTACGCCGGGTCGTCGGTGCGGTGCCGGACCGGGGCCTGCTGCACCCAGTCGGGGAAGCCGCCGTTGCGCGTCTCGCCGTGGCACCAGGGTCCGATCCGCAGGACCACGTCGAGGCCGATCTCGACAGCCAGGTCGACGAACGCGCCGACGTCCAGGTCGCCGTCGAAGCGGGTCTCCCCGGGCGTGGGCGCGTGGTGCAGCCAGAAGACGTAGCTGGCCACCACGGTCACGCCGCCGGCCTTCATCTGGCGCAGCCGCTCGGCCCAGCGCGCCCGCGGGACCCGGCTGTAGTGCAGCTCGCCGGAGACCGGGATGACCGGCACCCCGTGACGGCTCAGATAGCGGTTGGTCAGCGAGATGCCGTCCCGTACGTCTTCGGAGTTGCTCATCCGCGGCCGGCGCAGCGGCGTCGCCCAGGGTTGGTGGCGAACGGTGAGCGGCTCGAGCCACGACATGGGATCAGCTCCTTGCGGGTTTGACTGTAACCGGTCACAGGCCGGCAAGCCCGCACGATACACAGGCGTAACGGGTGGGACGCAAGGGCTTGACACAACGCCGTAACAGCAGCACTGTAACCGGTCACAGGGGCCGCACCGAGCGACACGCTTCCGGCGCGGCGCCGTCCCCGGCTTTCCGCTCCGGCCAAGCCGATCAAGGAGGATCAATGAAGACGAAATACGCCCCGCTCATGGCGGCCCTCACCGCCGCGGCTCTGTTTACCGGCACCGCCTGCTCCAGCTCCGACTCCTCGTCCGAGACGACCACCGACCCGAACGAGAAGGTCTCGCTGACCTACTGGACCTGGGCTCCGAACATGGACAAGGTCGCCGCGGCGTGGAACGCCAAGAACCCGAACATCCAGGTCACGGTCAACAAGCAGGACGGCGGCGACCCGGCCGTCACCAAGCTGCTGACCGCGATCAAGGCGGGCTCCGGCGCGCCGGACGTCATGCAGGCCGAGTACCAGAAGATCCCCACGCTGGTCTCCGCCGACGCGCTCGCCGACATCTCCGCCGACGCCGGCTCGCTCAAGGACAAGTTCCCGGCCGGCGCCTGGAACGGCGTGACCCTCGGCTCGGACGCGGTCTACGGCGTGCCGCAGGACACCGGCCCGCTGATGTTCTTCTACCGTTCCGACGTCTTCGAGAAGAACGGCCTCGCGGCCCCGAAGACCTGGGACGAGTACGCGACCGCCGCCGAGAAGATCCACAAGGCGAACCCGAAGCAGTACCTGGGCACCTTCTCGGCCACCGACGCGGGCCTGTTCACCGGTCTCGCTCAGCAGGCCGGCGCCTCGTGGTGGGGCGTGCAGGGTGACGCCTGGTCGGTGAAGATCGACGAGCCCGCCACCCAGAAGGTCGCCTCCTACTGGGGTGGCCTCGTGGAGAAGGGCGTCATCGACAACAAACCGATGTACACCCCGGAGTGGAACGCCGCCCTGAACGACGGCACCCAGGTCGGCTGGGTCAGCGCCGTGTGGGCGCCGGGCGTCCTGGAGGGCTCGGCCAAGGACACCAAGGGCAAGTGGAAGGCCGCCGCGATGCCGCAGTGGGACGCCGCTGCCCCGGCGACCGGCGCGTGGGGCGGTTCGGCCACCAGCGTGACCACCCAGTCCAAGCACAAGAAGCAGGCCGCCCAGTTCGTGTCCTGGCTGAACAGCGACCCCGAGGCCGTGAAGCTGCTCGCCACCGAGGCCAGCGTCTACCCGGCCGCGAACGAGGCCACCAGCGTGCTGACCAGCCCGCCGGCCTTCTTCGCCGACCAGGCCGACTACTACACCATCGCCGGTGAGGCGTCGAAGCAGCTCGCGCCGTTCACCTACGGCCCGAACGTGAACGTCGCCTACAGCGCCTTCAACGACGCCTTCGGCAAGGCCGCCGAGTCCAAGAAGGCGTCCGCCTTCACCGAGTCGCTGACGACCATGCAGAAGACGACGGTCGACGACCTGAAGAACGCCGGGTTCAACGTCGCCGGATGAGATCGTCTCCGGGCGGGCACGGCCCGCCCGGAGCGCTCCTTCGAAAGGAGAGTCGGCGATGTCGCTGATCACCACAGCCGCGCCCCGCACCACCGCCACCCCCGCGGCCACGGCACGCCGCCGGCCCGCCCGGAGCGCGGGCACCCCGTACGCCTTCCTCGCCCCCGCCATGATCCTGTTCGCCGCGTTCCTGGCCGCGCCGATCGTCTACGCGGCCTACCTGAGCCTGCGCAAGGTCAAGGTGAGCGGTCTCGGGCTGGGCGCGAAGTCGCGGACCGAGATCTGGGCCGGGCTGGACAACTACGCCCGGTCCCTGAGCGACCCCGACTTCCTGCCGAGCGTCGGGCGGATCGGCCTGTACGGCCTGATCGTGGTGCCCACCATGCTCGGCCTGGCCCTGCTCTTCGCGCTGCTGCTGGACGCGAACCGGACACGCCGGTCGGTCGGCAAGTTCGCCCGGATCTCGATCTTCCTGCCGTACGCGGTCCCCGCCGTCGTCGGCTCGCTGCTCTGGGGCTTCCTCTACCTGCCCCGGGTCAGCCCGATCACCGACGCGTTCGAGGCGGTCGGCATCACCGCCCCCGAGCTGCTCTCCCGGGACCTGACGCTCTGGGCGGTCGCCAACATCGCGGTCTGGGGCGGCACCGGCTTCAACATGATCGTCATCTACACCGCGCTGCGGGCCGTCCCGCTCAGCCTGTACGAGTCGGCCCGGATCGACGGCGCCTCCGAGGTCGCGATCGCCTGGCGCATCAAGATCCCGATCGTGACGCCGTCGCTGATCATGACGTTCGTCTTCTCGCTCATCGCCACGTTGCAGGTCTTCGCCGAGCCGATGACGCTGCGGCCCCTGGCCAACACGATCTCGACGACGTGGACGCCGCTGATGAAGGTCTACCGGGACGCGTTCACCCGCAACGACCTCTACGCGGCCGCCGCCACCTCGGTGATCATCGCGCTCGCCACGTTCATCCTGTCCTTCGGCTTCCTGAAGCTCGTCGGGCGCCGGGCCTTCAACCAGGAGGACTGAGATGTCGGTCATTTCGGCAAGAAGGCGCAGTCCACTC includes these proteins:
- a CDS encoding NACHT domain-containing protein; translated protein: MPKALSYAQAVRILGKGSGAESMRRLNDLTGGALLGASVTTATVLQWFDAYAVFARLSQQLAGTVGQRLVGAHRLDRTERIAAAHTVIVIAAWFDALNGADLPFDTSALGITADDQLRLTDAGAKDRRLLGPAVVRGRDLAGAVLQTGVHLPEPHGPRQNHRARLRSTYQRLAGTVNGFLRGLAVWDELSPGEEERVDRELADIPDRALVRYERMLLDLRADCPEADLWVRDWDTGALLESVRDIHQLMRSVAGPATAAEVPRALARAYAGLLDRPVVGTGERTADVDMPTLRRAYLPSLFRAMEAVPDQPASDERFWADVPVRGDLHKYLTGYLTSPRAQTAPLVVLGQPGAGKSVLTKVLAAELAEGGFVPVRVSLREVDTALGLQRQIEQAVLDATGEAIAWPRLAETADRRLPVVLLDGFDELLQATATSQSDYLDRVADFQQREQDQGRAVAVVVTTRTSVADRAVPPPDTLLLRLEPFDAQRVSAWLDVWHAANSQRLAARGLHPLPAEVAMRFPELAGQPLLLLLLALYDAGDNALQHTGELSPSDLYERLLTSFARREVRKGSPNLSAAQCDAEAERELRRLSVVAFGMLNRSAQWITEPELERDLMAVFGTMPGSANGGIDAAGLLLGRFFFVHRAQAVRASRTLATYEFLHGSFGEYLVARFTWQLLQEAVSRLSVAVSPTWNADDGLFSRLLSFVPLAIRSLILRFLAEFSAGLTEKQSAEWLAAVIGMYRRSQYLTWGSQSGEYRPVTVRMPLRYAAYTANLVVLAVLVAGGELDFRDIAEPEEASARKQWHDQSLLWHSQLGGGDAWDAITLTLAADQCRDPDGERDLRLRFVADGTAVSRTDELWLFGRDGDREYGRPFGSSFTSEAMVRHIRFQSCSMDSLLLHALQPVLESSLAPAMQLFSGHSSGDSSSIVQGLFRVWLLPLSRLDDEERQAAYEECAFLSPEDFRSWDATAYGAYVTQLLAAVRADVDLPVGFAGALVQELETSSLMPFFHEAIDVTIRVLADRAGGRDKLTRRIAEWLGEV
- a CDS encoding type II toxin-antitoxin system Phd/YefM family antitoxin, with product MTVSEVRKNFAAVLDAVIDDAEETVIPRGGGRAVVIVSLNEWNAMRETLHLLNNLGNARRLLESIAQAEAGLSHERQLVDPDTLEAEAGGDAKAVA
- a CDS encoding carbohydrate ABC transporter permease is translated as MSLITTAAPRTTATPAATARRRPARSAGTPYAFLAPAMILFAAFLAAPIVYAAYLSLRKVKVSGLGLGAKSRTEIWAGLDNYARSLSDPDFLPSVGRIGLYGLIVVPTMLGLALLFALLLDANRTRRSVGKFARISIFLPYAVPAVVGSLLWGFLYLPRVSPITDAFEAVGITAPELLSRDLTLWAVANIAVWGGTGFNMIVIYTALRAVPLSLYESARIDGASEVAIAWRIKIPIVTPSLIMTFVFSLIATLQVFAEPMTLRPLANTISTTWTPLMKVYRDAFTRNDLYAAAATSVIIALATFILSFGFLKLVGRRAFNQED
- a CDS encoding ABC transporter substrate-binding protein; this translates as MKTKYAPLMAALTAAALFTGTACSSSDSSSETTTDPNEKVSLTYWTWAPNMDKVAAAWNAKNPNIQVTVNKQDGGDPAVTKLLTAIKAGSGAPDVMQAEYQKIPTLVSADALADISADAGSLKDKFPAGAWNGVTLGSDAVYGVPQDTGPLMFFYRSDVFEKNGLAAPKTWDEYATAAEKIHKANPKQYLGTFSATDAGLFTGLAQQAGASWWGVQGDAWSVKIDEPATQKVASYWGGLVEKGVIDNKPMYTPEWNAALNDGTQVGWVSAVWAPGVLEGSAKDTKGKWKAAAMPQWDAAAPATGAWGGSATSVTTQSKHKKQAAQFVSWLNSDPEAVKLLATEASVYPAANEATSVLTSPPAFFADQADYYTIAGEASKQLAPFTYGPNVNVAYSAFNDAFGKAAESKKASAFTESLTTMQKTTVDDLKNAGFNVAG
- a CDS encoding TRAP transporter permease, which produces MGDDRYPVDPPAVHYDEEERPARKLPGRVGVFVSVVAFAVALLVLWQVFRPLAQGSQYYLIIFLAGTLPLVFLAYKSGLGKGRETPGVTDWILAGAALVVCLYPIAGGYDDFLNRQGLLEPVDVVFGAVLLVLVIEACRRTTGWALPVVCLAFLAYGYYGGLLPQTWPIAHAGLDFAQIVDALYNSGSGFYGTPLDVAATYIVLFTIYGAVLDLSGASRFFVDLSVAAFRRSRSAAGRTAVAAGFLLGTVSGSGTATAVSVGAVTWPMLRRAGYPPEQAGGMLAAAGVGAILSPPTLGAAAFIVAEYLNVSYLTVLGWAMIPTVLYYLGILLAVEIDVRRYGVRAVDAPPTSAWRLLTRFGYHFSSLIVIVVLLALGTSATRSVVYATILAGALSFLDRRHRLTPPRIFTALSAGVRGVLPVVAVCAAAGVITATTTKTGLGAQLASLLVNGARAITDEPRAVLALTVVLAAFALALLGLAVPVTASFIIGWVIIGPALLGLGVPAPAAAMFVFYYSVLSEVTPPTALAAVGASAITGGRAVATMWQALKYALPAFLAPIAFVLTANGEYLLARGPFLGILWTTVVAGLAVFGLAVATGAWLPGVGPAGPATRVLAAAAGLLLLYLDPVAIVAGLAALLAAAGVAALEKRRHRPPVEIRPCPTTPPGGDA
- a CDS encoding Txe/YoeB family addiction module toxin, with the translated sequence MRLSVKFTPHAWEDYTSWRDPKVIRRINRLIADIQRDPDGTGLGKPEHLRGALAGWASRRIDEEHRLVYRVRGDVLEIAACAGHYEEK
- a CDS encoding beta-galactosidase; protein product: MSWLEPLTVRHQPWATPLRRPRMSNSEDVRDGISLTNRYLSRHGVPVIPVSGELHYSRVPRARWAERLRQMKAGGVTVVASYVFWLHHAPTPGETRFDGDLDVGAFVDLAVEIGLDVVLRIGPWCHGETRNGGFPDWVQQAPVRHRTDDPAYLDLVAPWFASIAAAVGSRFDKIIGIQLENELYDQPGHLVTLKRLARAAGMSAPLWTATAWGGADLPASEVLPLYGGYGDGFWVDAGAPWDPTFRDHYFFSHVWDDAGIGADVRRAQAIAAASGGPRTPSDEFPPATCELGGGMATAYHRRPRPEALDVAAIAHCKIGNGSAWQGYYMYAGGTNPGPDMHESHASGYPNDIARLGYDFHAPIGEAGTLAPSHAELRRQHAFLSAFGHVLAEMPSSLPDVRPADVEDSDTLRWALRGDGQSGFLFLSRHQPHFPLPAYRGARFQVTLADDHVIDFPARPIDIPPGTLARWPLNLTLGGTTITWATASALTLLPGDVPTLVLIAAPGIEPQIAVAGTVHDITPGFEPVRLDGADVLVLPAEVAGSVWAPEDGGRRLLLSDDELQWDASGTVTVKAAKTADVRVYDPALRAFRPVEVTQDSAPVTEDVTVERLRPAAPTVPVSYGKHEGRPSAPSADVFDELAAVYRLRLPDYAADPTRDPLLRVIWAGDVGELRVDGRTVTDRYWDGSGWTVNLTDIGYRAGAQLTLHLLPLAAGSPVSVPQEARTRLAATDTQLLAIDTVEVTARTISTVTL